Proteins encoded together in one Paracidovorax wautersii window:
- the acnB gene encoding bifunctional aconitate hydratase 2/2-methylisocitrate dehydratase, with protein MLKAYRDHVAERAALGIPPLPLDAKQVADLIELIKNPPAGEDAFLLDLLTHRVPPGVDDAAKVKASFLAAVAHGDIQVGLISKAKATELLGTMVGGYNVHPLIELLDDAEVAGVAADALKKTLLMFDFFNDVATKAKAGNAKAKEVMQSWADAEWFTSRPEVEKKITVTVFKVPGETNTDDLSPAPDAWSRPDIPLHYLAMLKNTRPDAAFKPEEDGKRGPMQFIDDLKKKGHLVAYVGDVVGTGSSRKSATNSIVWATGQDIPFVPNKRFGGVTLGGKIAPIFFNTQEDSGSLPIEVDVSKLEMGDVIDVLPYDGKLVKNGGTVAEFQLKSDVLFDEVRAGGRINLIIGRSLTAKAREFLGLSASTAFRLPTAPATTNAGFTLAQKMVGRAVGLPEGQGVRPGTYCEPRMTTVGSQDTTGPMTRDELKDLACLGFSADMVMQSFCHTAAYPKPVDVKTHRELPAFISNRGGVALRPGDGVIHSWLNRLLLPDTVGTGGDSHTRFPIGISFPAGSGLVAFGAATGVMPLDMPESILVRFKGEMQPGVTLRDLVHAIPLYAIKQGLLTVAKAGKINAFSGRILEIEGLPDLKVEQAFELSDASAERSAAGCTIKLNPEPIKEYLTSNIVLMKNMIADGYADAKTLQRRIEKVEAWLAKPDLLEADKDAEYAAVIEIDLADIKEPIVCCPNDPDDAKFLSEVAGTKIDEAFIGSCMTNIGHFRAAAKLLGGQRDIPVKLWVAPPTKMDQNELIKEGHYAAFGTAGARTEMPGCSLCMGNQAQVREGATVISTSTRNFPNRLGKNTNVFLGSAELAAIASRIGKLPTKEEYLKEMGIIDADKASVYRYMNFDQIEEYAEKAKAEAAPAC; from the coding sequence ATGTTGAAAGCCTACCGCGACCACGTGGCCGAGCGCGCTGCGCTGGGCATCCCGCCGCTGCCCCTGGATGCCAAGCAGGTGGCCGATCTGATCGAGCTGATCAAGAACCCGCCCGCCGGCGAAGACGCCTTCCTGCTGGACCTGCTCACCCACCGCGTGCCCCCGGGCGTGGACGACGCTGCCAAGGTCAAGGCCAGCTTCCTGGCGGCCGTGGCGCACGGTGACATCCAGGTCGGTCTGATCTCCAAGGCCAAGGCCACCGAGCTGCTGGGCACCATGGTGGGTGGCTACAACGTGCACCCCCTGATCGAACTGCTGGACGATGCGGAAGTCGCTGGCGTGGCCGCCGACGCGCTGAAGAAGACGCTCCTGATGTTCGACTTCTTCAACGACGTGGCGACCAAGGCCAAGGCCGGCAATGCCAAGGCCAAGGAAGTGATGCAGAGCTGGGCCGATGCCGAGTGGTTCACCTCGCGCCCCGAAGTCGAAAAGAAGATCACCGTCACCGTCTTCAAGGTGCCCGGCGAGACGAACACCGACGACCTGTCGCCCGCACCCGATGCCTGGAGCCGCCCGGACATCCCGTTGCACTACTTGGCCATGCTCAAGAACACCCGTCCCGACGCGGCCTTCAAGCCCGAGGAAGACGGCAAGCGCGGCCCCATGCAGTTCATCGACGACCTGAAGAAGAAGGGCCACCTGGTTGCCTACGTGGGCGACGTGGTGGGCACGGGTTCCTCGCGCAAGTCGGCCACCAATTCCATCGTCTGGGCCACCGGCCAGGACATTCCCTTCGTGCCCAACAAGCGCTTCGGCGGCGTCACGCTGGGCGGCAAGATCGCCCCCATCTTCTTCAACACGCAGGAAGACTCGGGTTCGCTGCCGATCGAGGTGGACGTCTCCAAGCTGGAGATGGGCGACGTGATCGACGTGCTGCCCTATGACGGCAAGCTGGTGAAGAACGGCGGAACCGTGGCCGAATTCCAGCTCAAGAGCGACGTGCTGTTCGACGAAGTGCGCGCCGGCGGCCGCATCAACCTCATCATCGGCCGCTCGCTGACCGCCAAGGCCCGTGAGTTCCTGGGCTTGAGCGCATCCACCGCGTTCCGCCTGCCCACGGCTCCGGCCACGACGAATGCCGGCTTCACGTTGGCCCAGAAGATGGTCGGCCGCGCTGTCGGCTTGCCGGAAGGCCAGGGCGTGCGCCCCGGTACCTACTGCGAGCCGCGCATGACCACGGTGGGGTCGCAGGACACCACGGGCCCCATGACCCGCGACGAGCTGAAGGATCTGGCCTGCCTGGGCTTCAGCGCTGACATGGTGATGCAGTCGTTCTGCCACACCGCGGCTTATCCCAAGCCCGTGGACGTGAAGACCCACCGCGAGCTGCCGGCGTTCATCAGCAACCGCGGCGGCGTGGCCCTGCGTCCCGGCGACGGCGTGATCCACAGCTGGCTCAACCGCCTGCTGCTGCCCGACACCGTGGGCACCGGCGGTGACTCGCACACGCGGTTCCCCATCGGCATTTCGTTCCCCGCAGGCTCTGGTCTGGTGGCCTTTGGCGCCGCCACGGGCGTGATGCCGCTGGACATGCCCGAGTCCATCCTGGTGCGCTTCAAGGGCGAAATGCAGCCCGGCGTGACCCTGCGCGACCTGGTGCACGCGATTCCGCTGTACGCCATCAAGCAGGGCCTGCTGACGGTGGCCAAGGCCGGCAAGATCAATGCCTTCTCCGGTCGCATCCTGGAAATCGAAGGCCTGCCGGACCTGAAGGTCGAGCAGGCGTTCGAGCTGTCCGACGCCTCGGCCGAGCGCTCGGCCGCCGGCTGCACGATCAAGCTCAACCCCGAGCCGATCAAGGAGTACCTGACGTCGAACATCGTTCTGATGAAGAACATGATCGCCGACGGCTACGCCGACGCCAAGACGCTGCAGCGCCGCATCGAGAAGGTCGAAGCCTGGCTGGCCAAGCCCGACCTGCTCGAAGCCGACAAGGACGCCGAATACGCCGCCGTCATCGAGATCGACCTGGCCGACATCAAGGAACCCATCGTCTGCTGCCCCAACGATCCGGACGATGCCAAGTTCCTGTCCGAAGTGGCTGGCACCAAGATCGACGAAGCCTTCATCGGCTCGTGCATGACCAACATCGGCCACTTCCGCGCAGCCGCCAAGCTGCTGGGCGGCCAGCGCGACATTCCCGTCAAGCTGTGGGTCGCGCCGCCGACCAAGATGGACCAGAACGAGCTGATTAAGGAAGGCCACTATGCGGCCTTCGGCACGGCCGGTGCGCGCACCGAAATGCCGGGCTGCTCGCTGTGCATGGGCAACCAGGCGCAGGTGCGTGAAGGTGCGACGGTGATCTCCACCTCCACCCGCAACTTCCCGAACCGCCTGGGCAAGAACACCAACGTGTTCCTGGGCTCGGCCGAGCTGGCCGCCATCGCCTCGCGCATCGGCAAGCTGCCCACCAAGGAGGAGTACCTCAAGGAGATGGGCATCATCGACGCGGACAAGGCCAGCGTGTACCGCTACATGAACTTCGACCAGATCGAGGAGTACGCGGAGAAAGCCAAGGCCGAAGCCGCTCCCGCCTGCTGA
- a CDS encoding aldolase/citrate lyase family protein: MSAQSVHPAQILLGAQAGANRLPVCDHYSGVESRMRKSLQLQAELTAEYGHCVFDVTLDCEDGAPVGLEREHAVLVAALARDAAPEARVAARVHAVDHPAFAHDVATIAGEAGHRLCHLMLPKVESVDDVLQAERALQAAGAGHLPLHVLIESPAAVQRAFEIAAHPRVQSLSFGLMDFVSAHGGAIPAAGMSAKGQFEHPLVVRAKLEIAAACHAHGKVPSHCVVTEFHDPQAMQAAAQRAAQEFGFTRMWSIHPGQIRPILAAFAPQTAEIELASRILSAAAGADWAPISADGVLHDRASYRYFWQILERAHQTGRALPDAARGWFADTRPLSH, encoded by the coding sequence ATGAGCGCACAGTCCGTCCATCCCGCGCAAATCCTGCTGGGTGCGCAGGCGGGGGCGAATCGCCTGCCGGTTTGCGACCACTACAGCGGCGTCGAATCGCGCATGCGCAAGAGCCTGCAGTTGCAGGCCGAGCTGACGGCGGAGTACGGCCACTGCGTTTTCGACGTGACGCTCGACTGTGAGGACGGAGCGCCCGTGGGCCTGGAACGAGAGCATGCCGTGCTGGTGGCCGCCCTGGCCCGGGATGCGGCTCCCGAGGCACGCGTGGCTGCCCGCGTGCATGCGGTGGACCATCCCGCGTTCGCCCACGATGTGGCCACGATTGCCGGCGAGGCAGGCCACCGCCTCTGCCACCTGATGCTGCCCAAGGTCGAGTCGGTCGACGATGTCCTGCAGGCCGAGCGTGCTTTGCAGGCGGCCGGCGCAGGGCACCTGCCGCTGCACGTCCTGATCGAGTCACCCGCCGCCGTGCAGCGCGCGTTCGAGATCGCGGCGCATCCGCGGGTGCAGAGCCTGAGCTTCGGGCTGATGGATTTCGTGTCTGCGCACGGTGGCGCGATTCCGGCCGCCGGCATGAGTGCCAAGGGCCAGTTTGAGCACCCTTTGGTCGTTCGCGCCAAGCTGGAGATCGCCGCGGCCTGCCATGCACACGGCAAGGTGCCCTCGCATTGTGTGGTGACCGAATTCCACGATCCGCAGGCCATGCAGGCCGCTGCGCAGCGGGCTGCGCAGGAGTTCGGCTTCACCCGCATGTGGAGCATCCATCCCGGGCAGATCCGCCCCATCCTGGCCGCCTTCGCTCCGCAGACTGCGGAGATCGAGCTGGCGTCCCGTATCCTCTCTGCCGCCGCCGGTGCCGACTGGGCCCCCATCAGCGCCGACGGCGTGTTGCACGACCGTGCCAGTTACCGTTATTTCTGGCAGATCCTGGAGCGTGCCCACCAGACCGGCCGAGCGCTGCCCGACGCGGCGCGCGGCTGGTTTGCCGACACCCGTCCCCTTTCCCACTGA
- the tam gene encoding trans-aconitate 2-methyltransferase — protein sequence MADWNPALYRRFEDERTRPAQELLARVPHPAPTRVVDLGCGPGNSTELLVQRYPQARVTGLDSSEAMLASARARLPGVDFVQGDIAQWVPDEAPDLIYANAALQWVGGHEQLFPRLLRSLAPGGVLAVQMPDNRDEPTHRLMREVAKLSPWRDAIGDAERLRTDLFGIGTYYDWLAPHASHVDVWHAVYQHVMPSAGAIVEWVRSTGLRPFIDPLTEPLKASYLAEYEQRIDAAYAVRSDGSRLLAFPRMFLIARRPS from the coding sequence ATGGCCGACTGGAATCCCGCGCTCTACCGACGCTTCGAGGACGAGCGCACGCGCCCGGCCCAGGAGCTGTTGGCACGCGTGCCGCACCCGGCGCCCACCCGCGTGGTGGACCTCGGATGCGGGCCGGGCAATTCCACGGAACTGCTGGTGCAGCGCTATCCCCAGGCCCGGGTGACCGGGCTGGACAGTTCCGAAGCCATGCTGGCCAGCGCGCGCGCGCGGCTGCCCGGCGTGGACTTCGTGCAGGGCGATATCGCCCAATGGGTGCCCGACGAGGCTCCCGACCTGATCTATGCCAACGCTGCCCTGCAATGGGTGGGCGGGCATGAACAACTCTTTCCGCGGCTGTTGCGCAGCCTGGCTCCCGGCGGCGTGCTGGCCGTCCAGATGCCGGACAACCGTGATGAACCCACCCATCGCCTGATGCGCGAGGTTGCGAAGCTCTCGCCGTGGCGTGATGCCATCGGAGATGCCGAGCGGCTGCGCACCGATCTCTTTGGCATCGGTACCTATTACGACTGGCTGGCGCCGCATGCCAGCCATGTGGACGTCTGGCACGCCGTGTACCAGCATGTCATGCCCTCGGCCGGCGCCATCGTCGAGTGGGTGCGCAGCACCGGGCTGCGCCCCTTCATCGATCCGCTGACCGAGCCCCTGAAGGCCAGCTATCTGGCCGAGTACGAACAGCGCATCGACGCGGCCTACGCGGTGCGCAGCGACGGCAGCCGACTGCTGGCATTCCCGCGCATGTTCCTCATCGCGCGCAGGCCCTCATGA
- a CDS encoding malate dehydrogenase, translating to MSKKPVRVAVTGAAGQIGYALLFRIASGEMLGKDQPVILQLLEIPDEKAQNALKGVIMELEDCAFPLLAGIEAHSDPLQAFKDTDYALLVGARPRGPGMERADLLAANAQIFTAQGKALNAVASRNVKVLVVGNPANTNAYIAMKSAPDLPAKNFTAMLRLDHNRAASQLAAKTGTKVGDIKKLTVWGNHSPTMYADYRFATTNGKSIKDLVNDQVWNAETFLPTVGKRGAAIIAARGLSSAASAANAAIDHIRDWALGSNGEWVTMGVPSNGEYGIPAGIVFGFPVTTENGEYKIVEGLEIDAFSQEAINKTLAELQGEQDGVKHLL from the coding sequence ATGAGCAAGAAGCCCGTCCGTGTTGCCGTTACCGGCGCCGCAGGCCAAATCGGTTACGCCCTGCTGTTCCGCATTGCCTCCGGCGAAATGCTGGGCAAGGACCAGCCCGTCATCCTGCAACTGCTGGAAATCCCGGATGAGAAGGCCCAGAACGCGCTGAAGGGCGTGATCATGGAGCTGGAAGACTGTGCGTTCCCGCTGCTGGCCGGCATCGAAGCCCACAGCGACCCGCTGCAAGCCTTCAAGGACACCGACTACGCCTTGCTGGTGGGCGCCCGTCCCCGCGGCCCCGGCATGGAGCGTGCCGACCTGCTCGCCGCCAACGCCCAGATCTTCACCGCCCAGGGCAAGGCCCTGAACGCCGTGGCATCGCGCAACGTCAAGGTGCTGGTGGTCGGCAACCCCGCCAACACCAACGCTTACATCGCCATGAAGTCGGCGCCCGATCTGCCGGCCAAGAATTTCACCGCCATGCTGCGCCTGGACCACAACCGCGCTGCCTCGCAACTGGCCGCCAAGACCGGCACCAAGGTCGGCGACATCAAGAAGCTGACCGTGTGGGGCAACCACTCGCCCACCATGTACGCCGACTACCGCTTCGCCACCACCAACGGCAAGTCGATCAAGGACCTGGTGAACGACCAGGTCTGGAACGCCGAGACCTTCCTGCCCACCGTGGGCAAGCGCGGTGCCGCGATCATCGCCGCCCGTGGCCTGTCGTCGGCAGCTTCGGCCGCCAACGCCGCTATCGACCACATCCGTGACTGGGCCCTGGGCTCCAATGGCGAGTGGGTCACCATGGGCGTGCCTTCCAATGGCGAGTACGGCATTCCTGCCGGCATCGTGTTCGGCTTCCCCGTCACCACGGAAAACGGCGAGTACAAGATCGTCGAAGGCCTGGAGATCGATGCCTTCTCGCAAGAAGCCATCAACAAGACGCTGGCCGAACTGCAAGGCGAGCAAGACGGCGTCAAGCACCTGCTGTAA
- a CDS encoding GntR family transcriptional regulator — translation MSSTPFATSDSATPPQGAGAATPAFSPLYQQIKALILHSLQHGEWKPGEAIPSEIELAARFRVSQGTVRKAIDELAAENLVMRRQGKGTFVATHAERHVQYRFLKLQPDVGDAREEGPAQRRILECRRMRATAEIARSLALRTGDPLIQVRRVLSFSHIPTILEDIWLPGQAFKGLTAEQMADYQGPTYAMFELDFGVRMVRAQEKIRAVVPDEGQAQCLEIPATTPLLSVERIAYTYNDVPMELRRGLYRTDTHHYRNDLS, via the coding sequence ATGTCCTCCACGCCCTTCGCCACCTCCGACAGCGCCACCCCACCCCAGGGCGCGGGCGCCGCCACGCCGGCGTTCAGCCCCCTGTACCAGCAGATCAAGGCATTGATCCTGCACAGCCTGCAGCACGGCGAGTGGAAGCCCGGCGAGGCCATCCCCAGCGAAATCGAACTGGCCGCCCGCTTCAGGGTGAGCCAGGGCACCGTGCGCAAGGCCATCGACGAACTCGCCGCGGAAAACCTGGTGATGCGCCGCCAGGGCAAGGGGACGTTCGTCGCCACCCATGCCGAGCGGCATGTGCAGTACCGGTTCCTGAAACTGCAGCCCGACGTGGGCGACGCGCGCGAGGAAGGCCCGGCCCAGCGCCGCATCCTGGAGTGCCGGCGCATGCGCGCCACGGCGGAGATCGCCCGCTCGCTGGCGCTGCGCACCGGCGACCCGCTCATCCAGGTGCGCCGGGTGCTGTCGTTCAGCCACATACCAACCATCCTCGAAGACATCTGGCTGCCCGGCCAGGCGTTCAAGGGCCTGACGGCCGAGCAGATGGCCGATTACCAGGGGCCGACCTACGCGATGTTCGAGCTGGACTTCGGCGTACGCATGGTGCGCGCCCAGGAAAAAATTCGGGCCGTGGTGCCGGACGAGGGCCAGGCGCAGTGCCTGGAAATTCCCGCCACCACGCCCCTGCTGAGCGTGGAGCGCATCGCCTATACCTACAACGACGTTCCCATGGAGTTACGACGCGGCCTGTACCGCACCGACACGCACCACTACCGCAATGACCTGAGCTGA
- the sdhC gene encoding succinate dehydrogenase, cytochrome b556 subunit yields the protein MTELAKKRPEFRNINAITDLPTYRLPAAGWVSILHRVSGVIMFVLLPFILWLFDTSVSSEISFARFTAAFTAGIGFVPGWFVKLVTLAIIWAYLHHFTAGLRHLWMDVSHDAVSKQFGKTSAVVTLALSLGLTVVLGAKLFGLY from the coding sequence ATGACCGAGCTAGCCAAAAAACGGCCTGAATTTCGCAACATCAACGCCATCACGGATCTGCCGACCTACCGGCTGCCGGCTGCCGGCTGGGTGTCCATCCTGCACCGCGTGAGCGGCGTCATCATGTTCGTGCTGCTGCCGTTCATCCTCTGGCTGTTCGACACCTCGGTGTCTTCCGAAATCTCCTTCGCCCGCTTCACGGCGGCCTTCACGGCCGGCATCGGCTTCGTTCCCGGCTGGTTCGTCAAGCTCGTGACGCTGGCCATCATCTGGGCCTACCTGCACCACTTCACCGCCGGCCTGCGCCACCTGTGGATGGACGTGAGCCACGACGCCGTGAGCAAGCAGTTCGGCAAGACCTCGGCCGTCGTCACGCTGGCCCTCAGCCTGGGCCTGACCGTGGTCCTGGGCGCCAAGCTGTTCGGCCTGTACTGA
- the sdhD gene encoding succinate dehydrogenase, hydrophobic membrane anchor protein, translating into MSVNYGSKRTVVGAHYGTRDWLSQRVTAALMALFTIVLLAQLIFTSGPIGYDRWAGIFSAQWMKVLTLSVIVALAWHVWVGIRDVFMDYVKPVGLRLALQAFSIFWLVGCAGWGIQVLWRL; encoded by the coding sequence ATGTCCGTGAATTACGGCTCCAAGCGCACCGTCGTCGGTGCCCACTACGGTACGCGCGACTGGCTGAGCCAGCGCGTGACGGCAGCCCTGATGGCGCTGTTCACCATCGTTCTGCTCGCCCAGTTGATCTTCACCTCCGGCCCGATCGGCTACGACCGCTGGGCCGGCATCTTCTCCGCTCAGTGGATGAAGGTGCTGACGCTGTCGGTCATCGTCGCCCTCGCGTGGCACGTATGGGTCGGCATCCGCGACGTGTTCATGGACTACGTCAAGCCCGTGGGCCTGCGCCTGGCCTTGCAGGCATTCAGCATTTTCTGGCTGGTCGGCTGTGCCGGCTGGGGCATCCAGGTTCTCTGGCGTCTCTGA
- the sdhA gene encoding succinate dehydrogenase flavoprotein subunit, translating to MSYTKANITTRKFDVVIVGAGGSGMRAALELSRAGLNVASLSKVFPTRSHTVAAQGGVSASLGNMSEDNWHYHFYDTIKGSDWLGDQDAIEFMCREAPNVVIELEHFGMPFDRNPDGTIYQRPFGGHTANYGEKPVQRACAAADRTGHAMLHTLYQQNVKSKTNFFVEWMALDLIRNTQGDVVGVTALELETGELYQLHAKAVLLATGGAGRIFAASTNAFINTGDGLGMAARAGIPLQDMEFWQFHPTGVAGAGVLLTEGCRGEGAILLNSNGERFMERYAPTLKDLAPRDFVSRSMDQEIKEGRGCGPNKDYILMKLDHLGADTIRKRLPSVEEIGHNFANVDITKEPIPVVPTIHYQMGGIPTNINGQVVVHDGVQNKIVNGLYAVGECSCVSVHGANRLGTNSLLDLLVFGKSAGRHIVEFVKGSGERQPLPADGADRTLARLNQLQESNEGTYAQDIANDIRATMQQHAGVFRTQASMDEGVVKVNGIRERVGAVTLKDKSKVWNTARMEALEVDNLIEVAQATMTSAAARTECRGAHTVYDYEHPADHPEFPLGRNDKEWMKHTLWHSADNSLTYKPVNLKPLTVDSVPPKVRTF from the coding sequence ATGAGCTATACCAAAGCGAACATCACCACGCGCAAGTTCGACGTCGTCATCGTCGGCGCGGGCGGCTCCGGCATGCGTGCCGCCCTCGAACTCTCGCGCGCCGGCCTGAACGTGGCCTCGCTGTCCAAGGTGTTCCCCACCCGCTCCCACACCGTGGCGGCGCAGGGCGGCGTGTCGGCCTCCCTGGGCAACATGTCCGAGGACAACTGGCACTACCACTTCTACGACACCATCAAGGGCTCCGACTGGCTGGGCGACCAGGACGCCATCGAGTTCATGTGCCGTGAAGCACCCAACGTGGTGATCGAGCTCGAGCACTTCGGCATGCCGTTCGATCGCAACCCCGATGGCACGATCTACCAGCGCCCGTTCGGCGGCCACACCGCCAACTATGGCGAAAAGCCCGTGCAGCGCGCCTGCGCCGCGGCCGACCGTACCGGCCACGCCATGCTGCACACGCTGTACCAGCAGAACGTCAAGTCCAAGACCAACTTCTTCGTCGAATGGATGGCGCTGGATCTGATCCGCAACACGCAGGGCGACGTGGTGGGCGTGACGGCACTCGAGCTGGAAACCGGCGAGCTGTACCAGTTGCACGCCAAGGCCGTGCTGCTGGCCACCGGTGGCGCGGGCCGCATCTTCGCGGCCTCCACCAACGCCTTCATCAACACCGGTGACGGCCTGGGCATGGCGGCACGCGCCGGCATCCCGCTGCAGGACATGGAGTTCTGGCAGTTCCACCCCACCGGCGTGGCCGGCGCTGGTGTGCTGCTGACCGAAGGCTGCCGCGGCGAAGGCGCCATCCTGCTCAACAGCAACGGTGAACGCTTCATGGAGCGCTACGCGCCCACGCTGAAGGACCTGGCACCGCGCGACTTCGTGTCCCGCTCCATGGACCAGGAAATCAAGGAAGGTCGCGGCTGCGGTCCCAACAAGGACTACATCCTGATGAAGCTGGACCACCTGGGCGCCGACACCATCCGCAAGCGCCTGCCCTCGGTGGAAGAAATCGGCCACAACTTCGCCAACGTGGACATCACGAAGGAGCCGATCCCCGTGGTGCCCACCATCCACTACCAGATGGGCGGCATTCCGACCAACATCAACGGCCAGGTCGTCGTGCACGACGGCGTGCAGAACAAGATCGTCAACGGCCTGTACGCGGTGGGCGAATGCTCCTGCGTGTCGGTGCACGGCGCCAACCGCCTGGGCACCAACTCGCTGCTCGACCTGCTGGTGTTCGGCAAGTCGGCGGGCCGCCACATCGTCGAGTTCGTCAAGGGCTCGGGCGAGCGCCAGCCGTTGCCGGCCGACGGCGCCGACCGCACCCTGGCACGCCTGAACCAGCTCCAGGAATCGAACGAAGGCACCTACGCCCAGGACATCGCCAACGACATCCGCGCCACGATGCAGCAGCACGCTGGCGTGTTCCGCACGCAGGCCAGCATGGACGAAGGCGTGGTCAAGGTGAACGGCATCCGCGAACGTGTGGGTGCGGTCACGCTCAAGGACAAGTCCAAGGTCTGGAACACCGCGCGCATGGAAGCGCTGGAAGTGGACAACCTCATCGAAGTGGCCCAGGCCACGATGACGTCCGCTGCCGCCCGCACCGAATGCCGCGGCGCCCACACGGTGTACGACTACGAGCACCCGGCCGACCATCCCGAGTTCCCGCTCGGCCGCAACGACAAGGAGTGGATGAAGCACACGCTGTGGCACAGCGCTGACAACAGCCTCACCTACAAGCCGGTCAACCTGAAGCCCCTCACGGTGGACAGCGTGCCCCCGAAGGTCCGTACGTTCTGA
- a CDS encoding succinate dehydrogenase iron-sulfur subunit has product MKRTFQIYRYDPDKDAKPYMQTVEIELDGHERMLLDALVKLKAQDPSISFRRSCREGVCGSDAMNINGKNGLACLTNMNTLKGTIVLKPLPGLPVIRDLIVDMTQFFKQYNSIKPYLITEGIPPEKERLQSPEERDELNGLYECILCASCSTSCPSFWWNPDKFVGPAGLLQAYRFIADSRDEATGARLDNLEDPYRLFRCHTIMNCVDVCPKGLNPTKAIGKIKELMVRRAI; this is encoded by the coding sequence ATGAAGCGCACCTTTCAAATCTATCGCTACGACCCGGACAAGGACGCCAAGCCCTACATGCAGACCGTCGAGATCGAACTCGACGGCCACGAGCGCATGCTGCTGGACGCCCTGGTCAAGCTCAAGGCCCAGGACCCCTCCATCTCGTTCCGCCGCTCCTGCCGCGAAGGCGTCTGCGGCTCGGACGCGATGAACATCAACGGCAAGAACGGTCTGGCGTGCCTGACCAACATGAACACGCTCAAGGGCACCATCGTGCTCAAGCCGCTGCCCGGCCTGCCGGTGATCCGCGATCTGATCGTGGACATGACGCAGTTCTTCAAGCAGTACAACTCGATCAAGCCGTACCTGATCACCGAAGGCATTCCGCCCGAGAAGGAACGTCTGCAGTCCCCCGAGGAGCGCGACGAGCTCAACGGACTGTACGAGTGCATCCTGTGCGCGAGCTGCTCGACGAGCTGCCCCAGCTTCTGGTGGAACCCCGACAAGTTCGTGGGCCCCGCCGGCCTGCTGCAGGCCTACCGCTTCATCGCCGACAGCCGCGACGAAGCCACGGGCGCGCGCCTCGACAACCTGGAAGACCCGTACCGCCTGTTCCGCTGCCACACCATCATGAACTGCGTGGACGTGTGCCCCAAGGGCCTCAACCCCACGAAGGCCATCGGCAAGATCAAGGAACTGATGGTGCGACGCGCCATCTGA
- a CDS encoding succinate dehydrogenase assembly factor 2 produces MTMAEELLDEREKAKLQWRCRRGLVENDLFIEQFFATYGPRLTASQAQGLTTLMDLSDNDLLDLLLRRKEPAGEVDTREVREVLEQLRRRAPASPPLKEGN; encoded by the coding sequence ATGACAATGGCCGAAGAACTTTTGGACGAACGTGAAAAGGCCAAGCTGCAGTGGCGCTGCCGCCGCGGCCTGGTGGAGAACGATCTGTTCATCGAGCAGTTCTTCGCCACCTACGGCCCGCGCCTGACTGCCAGCCAGGCGCAAGGTCTCACGACCCTGATGGACCTGTCCGACAACGACCTGCTCGACTTGCTGCTGCGGCGCAAGGAGCCTGCGGGCGAGGTCGACACCCGGGAAGTCAGGGAAGTGCTTGAACAGCTGCGCCGCAGGGCGCCAGCATCCCCTCCGCTCAAAGAAGGAAACTGA